A region of Thermotoga sp. Mc24 DNA encodes the following proteins:
- a CDS encoding MFS transporter, with protein sequence MKKAYLFLTLEGVFSLFYALLVQGPVFTGLAMLFNLDEFLLSVAAAIPPMMQFFQLFASFFVQKYKKRRFLVNVFNAFSRFSFASLVVFLLLGKAEPLIFIVALMISQVFAALSSSTWNSWMRDLVPPEERGRVFGNRNMFLSIGNALIIYLYSSIVDHFSSGFVLVLLISTAGTVLSIFAMNKIPDVPVKETGTGIPLKVVFKDENFMKFVFFTFYWNMAVTFSSAFYHYHLLKNLGVNYTYIAYMMIVNNFVAMLVYRILGKISDKAGHKTIAEFGIILASFVSGMWFFMNTTTYRTLMIADALLSSIAWSAINLSLAILPMEVAFESDPIFFGLNASFASAGSLIGSFAGGITAKFLSGIYVNLNGFEIFGLQLLFLMAGIFRFSSVFLLRKVKVKQYIPFRVFVLSTLSVTLRRPVDRMLDVYLLLKRGNERVRRIAERSKRRKSNTGEQGGKQS encoded by the coding sequence ATGAAAAAGGCCTATCTCTTTCTCACGCTCGAGGGTGTCTTTTCACTGTTCTACGCGCTTTTAGTACAGGGACCTGTGTTCACAGGTCTTGCGATGCTTTTCAACCTGGACGAGTTTCTCCTGAGTGTCGCTGCCGCAATTCCTCCCATGATGCAGTTTTTTCAGTTGTTTGCCTCCTTCTTTGTTCAGAAATACAAGAAGAGGCGTTTTCTGGTCAACGTGTTCAACGCTTTCAGTAGATTCAGTTTCGCTTCTCTTGTCGTTTTCCTACTGCTTGGAAAAGCAGAACCGTTGATTTTCATCGTTGCGCTTATGATCTCTCAGGTCTTCGCGGCTCTTTCCAGCAGTACATGGAACTCCTGGATGAGAGATCTTGTTCCTCCAGAGGAAAGAGGAAGGGTGTTTGGAAACAGAAACATGTTTCTCTCCATAGGGAACGCCCTCATAATATACCTCTATTCTTCTATAGTCGATCATTTTTCTTCGGGATTCGTTCTTGTGCTTCTCATATCCACAGCGGGAACCGTTCTTTCTATCTTCGCCATGAACAAAATACCGGACGTTCCAGTTAAGGAAACAGGTACGGGAATACCTCTCAAAGTGGTGTTCAAGGACGAAAACTTTATGAAGTTTGTCTTCTTCACTTTTTACTGGAACATGGCGGTCACGTTCTCTTCTGCCTTCTATCACTACCATCTTTTGAAGAACCTGGGGGTAAATTACACGTATATCGCTTACATGATGATTGTTAATAACTTTGTGGCGATGCTGGTTTACAGGATTCTGGGAAAGATATCTGACAAGGCCGGGCACAAAACGATAGCCGAGTTCGGTATCATCCTTGCTTCTTTCGTCTCCGGTATGTGGTTCTTCATGAACACCACTACTTACAGAACTCTCATGATAGCGGACGCTTTACTTTCTTCCATTGCGTGGTCTGCCATAAACCTGTCACTCGCCATCCTTCCTATGGAGGTTGCTTTCGAGTCCGATCCCATTTTCTTCGGTCTGAACGCGTCTTTTGCCAGCGCTGGAAGTCTTATAGGCTCATTCGCAGGAGGAATCACGGCGAAATTTCTCTCTGGTATTTACGTAAATCTCAACGGTTTCGAAATCTTCGGCCTTCAGTTACTCTTTTTGATGGCAGGAATCTTCAGATTCTCCTCAGTGTTCTTGTTGAGAAAAGTCAAGGTGAAACAATACATCCCATTCAGGGTCTTTGTGTTGAGTACTCTTTCCGTCACTCTGAGACGCCCCGTAGACAGAATGCTCGATGTGTATCTTCTTTTGAAAAGGGGGAATGAACGTGTACGAAGAATTGCTGAAAGATCTAAGAGAAGGAAGAGTAATACTGGCGAGCAAGGCGGGAAACAGAGTTAA
- a CDS encoding peptidoglycan DD-metalloendopeptidase family protein, translating to MAGIKKILMFSLMLVFLAACVSPELKEKLDNLENQIKQLNAQIDSIEKKMLDLENKVKAQESSQEELEALKRDVTYLKEDLSSLQEEFSSKISDLENNYYSISMKLPAVEKAVSIFSEIENIKSKISELERKVSIVSLGSSPEVSEDLKHILLDLEERVSNLEKNVSVVDRIEERLESTEKLLSKVALRVLSQGETEAKVVNVSNDELESRISDIEKKLSYLETNQKNLEQIVQNLKEQQPFGYANIDVESYSQQLKKYLDEFRRLVRSYEVARILGIEEGYVFVRVERGDTLAKISEAFNLGPEGVERIMKLNGIDDPRKLVAGRIIKVPVTNLSTSFPVGEKPDPKVIVSGFGLKTDGTFSTGVEVESDGQKVKAALPGRVKSVSSQTVVIYHGNDVETVYRNLVVVSVNTGDWVKAGDTIGYGGKNVVFELYVEGEPKDPMLLFFSNMGEFEISFYTEWEDGKLPEHPAFRLTKSGKIPEDWKTAAADTTIFPLGSVLYIPELRDTPSGGVFVVEDIGGVIKGRKIDIYLDSIREALQNRKIVSRVFVWRD from the coding sequence ATGGCTGGAATTAAGAAGATCCTAATGTTTTCTCTGATGCTGGTATTTCTTGCAGCCTGCGTTTCTCCTGAACTGAAGGAAAAATTGGACAATTTAGAAAACCAGATAAAACAGCTGAACGCTCAGATAGACTCCATTGAAAAGAAGATGCTGGACTTGGAAAATAAGGTGAAGGCACAGGAAAGTTCTCAGGAAGAACTGGAAGCGCTGAAAAGAGATGTGACATATCTCAAAGAGGATCTATCTTCCCTGCAAGAAGAGTTTTCCAGCAAAATAAGCGATCTCGAGAACAATTACTACTCCATCTCCATGAAACTTCCCGCTGTGGAAAAAGCCGTTTCCATCTTCTCCGAGATAGAAAACATAAAATCGAAGATCTCAGAATTAGAAAGAAAAGTGAGTATTGTTTCACTCGGAAGTTCTCCGGAAGTCTCAGAAGATCTGAAACACATCCTTCTTGATCTCGAAGAAAGGGTTTCCAATTTGGAAAAGAACGTTTCGGTGGTGGATCGAATAGAAGAGAGGCTGGAAAGTACTGAGAAACTTCTCTCCAAAGTGGCCTTGCGCGTTCTTTCACAGGGCGAAACGGAAGCGAAAGTGGTGAACGTTTCAAACGATGAGCTGGAAAGTAGAATTTCTGATATCGAGAAAAAGCTCTCCTATCTCGAAACAAATCAGAAAAATCTGGAACAGATCGTTCAAAACCTGAAAGAGCAGCAACCTTTCGGTTATGCAAACATAGATGTTGAAAGTTACTCACAGCAGCTGAAAAAGTACCTCGACGAATTCAGAAGACTCGTGAGGAGCTATGAAGTCGCGAGGATCCTTGGAATCGAGGAAGGATACGTGTTTGTAAGAGTGGAGCGGGGTGACACCCTCGCAAAGATCAGCGAGGCTTTCAACCTGGGTCCCGAAGGTGTGGAAAGAATCATGAAACTGAACGGTATAGACGATCCGAGGAAACTCGTAGCGGGGAGAATCATAAAGGTTCCCGTTACGAATCTTTCGACGAGTTTTCCCGTTGGAGAAAAGCCCGATCCAAAGGTGATCGTCTCCGGCTTTGGCCTGAAAACCGACGGAACTTTCTCCACGGGAGTTGAGGTGGAAAGCGATGGGCAGAAGGTAAAAGCCGCACTTCCAGGGCGAGTGAAGAGTGTGAGCAGTCAAACCGTCGTCATATATCATGGAAACGATGTAGAAACGGTGTACAGGAATCTCGTCGTAGTTTCGGTGAACACCGGTGATTGGGTGAAAGCGGGCGACACCATAGGATACGGTGGAAAGAACGTTGTCTTCGAACTGTATGTGGAAGGAGAACCTAAGGACCCCATGCTCCTTTTCTTTTCCAATATGGGAGAGTTCGAAATCAGTTTCTACACGGAGTGGGAAGATGGAAAATTACCGGAACACCCCGCCTTCAGACTCACAAAATCCGGCAAAATTCCTGAAGATTGGAAAACAGCGGCCGCGGATACCACCATCTTTCCCCTTGGTTCCGTTCTCTACATACCCGAACTCAGAGACACGCCCAGTGGTGGGGTTTTCGTTGTGGAAGACATCGGCGGGGTGATCAAAGGAAGAAAGATCGATATATACCTGGACAGCATAAGAGAGGCGCTCCAAAACAGAAAGATCGTATCCAGAGTCTTCGTGTGGAGGGATTGA
- the dps gene encoding DNA protection during starvation protein gives MARVAREMVEKAGVDVDKLLELLIKNAAAELTTYYYYTILRANLIGLEGETIKEIAEVARIEDRNHFEALVPRIYELGGKLPDCMKEFHDLSACPPARLPDKPTVQEILRVLVAAERCAVKGYTEICNMTAGKDHRTYELSLAILNEEIEHESWFSEFLGEGPSGHFMRRGETSPFVSKFLK, from the coding sequence ATGGCGAGAGTGGCGAGGGAAATGGTGGAAAAAGCAGGGGTTGATGTCGATAAGTTGCTGGAGCTTCTGATCAAGAATGCGGCGGCCGAACTCACAACTTATTACTACTACACCATCTTGAGAGCGAACCTCATAGGACTTGAGGGAGAAACCATCAAAGAGATTGCGGAAGTTGCAAGAATCGAAGACAGAAATCACTTCGAAGCGCTTGTTCCCAGAATCTACGAGCTCGGTGGGAAACTTCCAGATTGTATGAAGGAGTTCCACGATCTCTCTGCATGTCCACCAGCAAGACTTCCGGACAAACCAACTGTTCAGGAGATTCTGAGGGTGCTCGTTGCCGCTGAAAGATGCGCGGTGAAAGGGTACACCGAGATATGCAACATGACCGCGGGTAAAGATCACAGGACCTACGAACTGTCTCTTGCAATTTTGAACGAAGAGATCGAACACGAATCCTGGTTCTCCGAGTTCCTCGGAGAGGGGCCATCTGGCCATTTCATGAGACGTGGTGAAACTTCGCCGTTCGTTTCGAAATTCCTCAAGTGA
- the corA gene encoding magnesium/cobalt transporter CorA, whose product MEEKRLSAKKGLPPGTLVYTGKYREDFEIEVMNYSVEEFREFKTTDVESVLSFRDSSTPTWINITGIHRTDVVQRVGEFFGIHPLVLEDILNVHQRPKVEFFENYVFIVLKMFTYDENLHELESEQVSLILTKNCVLMFQEKRGDVFDPVRERIRYNRGIIRKKGADYLLYSLIDALVDDYFVLLEKIDDEIDILEEEVLERPEKETVQRIHQLKRNLVELRKTIWPLREVLSSLYRDVPPLIEKETVPYFRDVYDHTIQIADTVETFRDIVSGLLDVYLSSVSNKTNEVMKVLTIIATIFMPLTFIAGIYGMNFEYMPELKWRWSYPVILVVMGVIAVIMVIYFRKKKWL is encoded by the coding sequence GTGGAGGAAAAGAGGCTGTCTGCTAAGAAAGGTCTCCCTCCAGGAACGCTCGTTTACACAGGGAAGTACAGGGAAGATTTTGAGATCGAAGTGATGAATTACTCCGTAGAGGAATTTCGCGAGTTCAAAACCACAGATGTTGAATCCGTCCTTTCCTTTAGAGATTCTTCAACACCTACCTGGATAAACATAACAGGCATACACAGGACGGATGTGGTTCAAAGGGTAGGTGAGTTCTTTGGTATTCACCCTCTCGTGCTCGAAGACATCCTCAATGTGCATCAGAGACCGAAAGTGGAGTTTTTTGAGAACTACGTGTTCATCGTTCTGAAGATGTTCACCTATGATGAAAATCTTCATGAACTGGAATCGGAGCAGGTCAGTTTGATACTCACAAAAAACTGCGTTCTCATGTTTCAGGAAAAGAGAGGGGACGTGTTCGATCCTGTACGGGAAAGAATCAGATACAACAGGGGAATCATAAGAAAGAAGGGAGCGGATTATCTCCTCTACTCACTGATAGATGCACTGGTGGATGACTATTTTGTCCTGCTGGAGAAGATCGACGATGAGATTGATATACTGGAGGAAGAAGTGCTCGAAAGACCTGAAAAAGAGACAGTTCAGAGGATACATCAACTCAAGAGAAATCTGGTTGAACTTAGAAAGACGATCTGGCCGTTGAGAGAAGTGTTGAGTTCTCTTTACAGAGATGTTCCTCCTCTTATAGAAAAAGAAACGGTCCCATATTTCAGAGATGTATACGATCACACTATCCAGATTGCAGACACCGTAGAAACCTTCAGAGACATCGTGAGCGGTCTTCTTGATGTGTATCTTTCGAGTGTAAGTAACAAAACAAACGAAGTGATGAAGGTGCTCACCATCATAGCGACGATCTTCATGCCTCTCACCTTCATAGCGGGTATCTACGGAATGAACTTCGAATACATGCCGGAACTCAAATGGAGATGGAGCTATCCCGTGATTCTCGTTGTCATGGGTGTGATCGCTGTCATCATGGTGATCTACTTCAGGAAAAAGAAGTGGCTGTGA
- a CDS encoding Rrf2 family transcriptional regulator: protein MFTMRSEYALRLMIVMAKEYGHYLSMTEILEKAKQSVPREFAEKILYTLKKAGLVKTRRGKSGGYMLARPPKEIRVSEVVFLLDRKSKVFFDMPGCPDELDCVIRSLWKRVENEIEKILNGVTLEDLIKEQEEKMKQ from the coding sequence ATGTTCACGATGCGAAGTGAGTACGCGCTCAGGCTCATGATCGTGATGGCAAAGGAGTACGGACACTACCTTTCGATGACAGAAATACTGGAGAAAGCGAAACAATCAGTCCCGAGAGAATTCGCAGAAAAGATCTTGTACACGCTGAAAAAAGCTGGACTGGTGAAGACAAGAAGAGGAAAGAGTGGTGGATACATGTTGGCACGTCCGCCAAAAGAAATAAGGGTTTCCGAGGTTGTTTTTCTTCTGGATAGAAAATCGAAGGTCTTCTTCGACATGCCCGGCTGTCCGGACGAGCTGGATTGCGTTATCAGGTCCCTTTGGAAAAGAGTAGAAAACGAGATAGAGAAGATTCTCAACGGTGTAACTCTCGAAGATTTGATAAAGGAACAGGAGGAGAAAATGAAACAATGA
- a CDS encoding flavin reductase family protein, with product MNVYEELLKDLREGRVILASKAGNRVNGMTIGWGFFGVMWAEDYFVTVIRPQRFTWRLVKESRRFTLNFLSEEYREALNYFGRVSGYQEDKFKKGLLHLDEVEGFTAPIKEAHTLIECSVTFANNVEPFILPVEIIDKFYKDHGFHTLFFGRIEKVLQR from the coding sequence ATGAACGTGTACGAAGAATTGCTGAAAGATCTAAGAGAAGGAAGAGTAATACTGGCGAGCAAGGCGGGAAACAGAGTTAACGGCATGACCATCGGATGGGGCTTTTTCGGTGTGATGTGGGCAGAGGATTATTTCGTGACGGTTATCAGACCTCAGAGATTCACCTGGCGCCTTGTCAAAGAGAGCAGAAGATTCACCCTGAATTTTCTAAGCGAAGAATACAGAGAGGCGCTGAATTACTTTGGACGGGTGAGTGGATACCAAGAAGACAAGTTCAAGAAAGGACTTCTCCACTTAGACGAGGTAGAGGGATTCACCGCTCCCATTAAAGAGGCCCACACGTTGATCGAATGTTCTGTGACCTTCGCAAACAACGTGGAACCTTTCATTCTTCCCGTGGAAATCATCGATAAGTTCTACAAGGACCATGGATTTCACACCTTGTTTTTTGGAAGGATCGAAAAGGTACTTCAAAGATGA
- the sfsA gene encoding DNA/RNA nuclease SfsA — protein MRLKLPFDAEGIFLERKSKFTGVALVEEKETPIHIHNTGRLPLLEKGKRVLLKRAESGRRKTNWDLLAVEHRGEFVFVHSGYHSIVARKILEELFTGSMIENEKRFGNSRFDFLIDEKIFVEVKGCTYEEDGVAMFPDAPTGRGRRHIGELIKSVESGFKALLLILVFLESNCFLPNRNVDPAFSEIFWHALNSGVEIGVFRVKYDGEYLYSTEKLSICEEV, from the coding sequence ATGAGACTGAAACTTCCATTTGATGCGGAAGGGATCTTTCTGGAAAGAAAGAGTAAGTTCACAGGGGTTGCTCTTGTCGAAGAGAAAGAGACTCCGATACACATCCACAACACAGGGCGCCTCCCACTTCTTGAAAAAGGAAAAAGAGTTCTCCTGAAGCGTGCAGAATCCGGTCGGAGAAAGACCAACTGGGACCTTCTGGCAGTTGAACACAGAGGGGAATTCGTCTTCGTCCATTCAGGCTACCACAGTATCGTGGCCAGGAAAATTCTGGAAGAACTGTTCACTGGTTCCATGATAGAAAATGAGAAACGCTTTGGAAACAGCAGGTTCGATTTCCTTATCGACGAAAAGATCTTTGTGGAAGTGAAAGGATGCACGTACGAAGAAGATGGCGTCGCGATGTTTCCAGACGCACCCACAGGCCGTGGAAGAAGACACATCGGGGAGTTGATCAAGTCTGTGGAAAGTGGTTTCAAGGCTCTTCTGTTGATTCTGGTTTTTCTCGAGAGCAACTGTTTTCTTCCGAACAGAAACGTTGATCCGGCTTTTTCAGAGATTTTCTGGCACGCTTTGAACAGTGGTGTTGAGATCGGCGTGTTCAGGGTAAAATACGATGGAGAGTATCTATATTCAACAGAGAAGCTGTCGATCTGTGAGGAGGTGTAG
- a CDS encoding PHP domain-containing protein: protein MRTDTEWLLCDFHVHTNMSDGHLPLGEVVDLFGKHGVDVVAITDHIVDRRTLEQRKRSGEPLGAITEDEFQDYLKLLWREQKRAWEEYGMILIPGVEITNNTDLYHIVAVDVKEYVDPSLPVEEIVEKLKEQNALVIAAHPDRKKQDEEHLSWYLWANMERFKDMFDAWEVANRDDLFNSVGVKKYRYVANSDFHELWHVYSWKTLVKSEKNIEAIKEAIRKNTDVAIYLMRKKQVELSVGCDTMNETSK, encoded by the coding sequence ATGAGAACCGATACGGAATGGCTTCTTTGTGATTTCCATGTACACACGAACATGAGTGACGGGCATCTTCCTCTGGGAGAAGTGGTGGATCTGTTTGGAAAACATGGAGTGGACGTGGTTGCCATAACAGATCATATAGTCGACCGAAGAACCCTCGAGCAAAGAAAGAGGAGCGGTGAACCACTCGGAGCGATCACAGAAGATGAGTTTCAGGATTATTTGAAACTTCTCTGGAGAGAACAGAAAAGGGCCTGGGAAGAATATGGAATGATCCTCATACCGGGTGTCGAAATCACGAACAACACGGATCTGTACCACATAGTCGCCGTGGATGTGAAGGAGTACGTAGATCCTTCACTGCCTGTAGAAGAAATTGTGGAGAAGTTGAAGGAGCAAAACGCTCTTGTTATAGCCGCGCATCCGGATAGAAAAAAGCAGGATGAAGAACACCTTTCTTGGTATCTCTGGGCGAACATGGAGCGTTTCAAGGACATGTTCGACGCGTGGGAAGTCGCGAATCGTGATGACCTGTTCAACTCTGTTGGTGTGAAAAAGTATCGATACGTGGCGAACTCCGATTTTCACGAACTTTGGCACGTTTACTCGTGGAAAACCCTTGTGAAGTCGGAGAAGAACATAGAAGCGATAAAAGAAGCAATCAGAAAGAACACGGATGTGGCGATCTATCTGATGAGAAAAAAACAGGTTGAATTATCTGTTGGATGTGATACAATGAATGAAACTTCGAAGTAA
- a CDS encoding methyltransferase domain-containing protein has protein sequence MKNNGSPKRNIQKKYRRFLGPVADLEEHVEPDWWSRIFNSLYLKTDADVVDDINITREEVDLFSRVLNLSRDDRILDLCCGHGRHSLELARRGFRNVEGLDRSHYLIQRAKNQAKKEGLNVRFREGDARKLPYSTDTFDVVLILGNSFGYFEAVEEDLKVLKEVFRVLKPWGRVLIDVANGEYLKNNFQPRSWEWIDKKHFVCRERSLSVDGKRLISREVIVNAEKGVIADQFYAERLYTHEELEHLLKAAGFSDVKFHGELSPASQRNQDLGMMERRILVTAVAKKEWTPVKKKTEKVTKNVVVVLGDPRKPDPLKPKSIFDEDDFYTIDQMKAALRSLKGYNFSYLDNHDTLITDLMKLKGKIDYVFNLCDEGFNNDPRKEAHVPALLEMLGIPYTGSGPQTLVLCYDKSLIRGIAREMGIPVPRAVFIKPEDTTFELPFSFPAIVKPNFGDSSFGITQRSVVYTPEELINAVSEIRDKFGYDKPVLVEEFLTGKDLSVGIIGNPPDSYIVLPIIEEDYSALPPELPRICGYEAKWLPDSPYWNIKSILADLPEETEKFIIDCCLKLFERLECRDYCRFDWRLDADGNPKLLEVNPNPGWCWDGHLAKMAKIAGMSYAEMLEAILKAAEERLNIR, from the coding sequence ATGAAGAACAACGGATCTCCTAAGAGGAACATTCAGAAGAAGTACAGAAGATTTCTTGGTCCTGTTGCGGATCTGGAAGAACATGTGGAACCCGACTGGTGGAGTCGTATCTTCAATTCGCTCTATCTGAAAACAGATGCGGATGTGGTGGACGATATAAACATCACCAGAGAAGAAGTAGACCTGTTCTCACGTGTGTTGAATCTCTCCCGGGATGATCGTATCCTCGATCTGTGTTGTGGCCACGGCAGGCATTCCCTCGAACTGGCACGACGCGGCTTCCGAAACGTCGAGGGACTCGATCGTTCTCACTATCTGATTCAAAGAGCGAAAAATCAGGCAAAGAAAGAGGGATTGAACGTCAGGTTCAGGGAAGGAGATGCAAGAAAACTACCGTACTCTACTGACACGTTCGATGTGGTGTTGATCCTCGGTAACAGTTTCGGTTATTTTGAAGCTGTGGAGGAGGATTTAAAAGTTCTCAAAGAGGTTTTCAGAGTTTTGAAGCCTTGGGGAAGAGTTCTCATCGATGTGGCGAATGGAGAGTATTTGAAAAACAACTTCCAGCCAAGATCCTGGGAATGGATAGATAAGAAACATTTCGTTTGTAGAGAACGATCTCTTTCAGTCGATGGGAAAAGACTCATTTCACGTGAGGTGATTGTCAACGCTGAAAAAGGAGTTATAGCAGATCAGTTCTACGCGGAGCGTCTTTACACGCATGAAGAACTGGAACATCTTCTGAAAGCGGCGGGATTCAGCGATGTGAAATTCCATGGTGAGCTCTCCCCCGCATCGCAGAGAAATCAGGATCTTGGAATGATGGAAAGAAGGATCTTAGTAACGGCCGTTGCGAAAAAAGAATGGACACCTGTCAAAAAGAAAACCGAGAAGGTTACGAAGAACGTGGTGGTCGTTCTGGGAGATCCCAGAAAACCCGATCCCCTGAAACCGAAGTCGATTTTCGATGAAGATGATTTTTACACCATCGATCAGATGAAAGCGGCTCTCAGAAGTTTGAAAGGGTACAACTTTTCCTATCTCGATAATCACGACACGTTAATCACCGATCTGATGAAGCTGAAAGGGAAAATAGATTATGTCTTCAACCTGTGCGACGAAGGTTTCAACAACGATCCCAGGAAAGAAGCCCACGTTCCGGCGCTTCTGGAGATGCTGGGAATCCCCTACACTGGTTCTGGCCCCCAGACGCTTGTCCTCTGTTACGATAAGTCTCTCATCAGAGGAATTGCAAGGGAGATGGGGATTCCTGTCCCGAGGGCTGTTTTTATCAAGCCAGAAGACACCACTTTCGAACTACCGTTTTCTTTCCCTGCCATCGTGAAACCCAACTTTGGAGATTCCAGTTTTGGAATAACGCAGAGAAGTGTTGTGTACACACCGGAAGAACTCATAAATGCCGTCTCAGAGATAAGGGATAAGTTCGGTTACGACAAGCCTGTGTTGGTCGAAGAATTCCTGACGGGAAAGGATCTGAGTGTGGGTATAATAGGAAATCCACCGGATTCTTACATAGTGCTGCCGATAATAGAGGAAGACTACTCCGCACTCCCTCCAGAGCTTCCGAGGATATGCGGGTACGAAGCGAAGTGGCTGCCGGATTCCCCGTACTGGAACATAAAGTCCATCCTTGCGGATCTCCCTGAAGAAACGGAGAAGTTCATCATCGATTGTTGTTTGAAACTCTTTGAAAGACTCGAGTGTAGAGATTACTGCAGATTCGACTGGAGACTCGATGCCGATGGTAATCCGAAACTTCTTGAAGTGAATCCGAATCCTGGATGGTGCTGGGATGGACATCTTGCGAAAATGGCAAAGATCGCGGGGATGTCTTACGCAGAGATGCTGGAGGCGATTCTCAAAGCGGCAGAAGAAAGGTTGAACATTAGATGA